The following nucleotide sequence is from Pedobacter sp. PACM 27299.
CAGCTGCAGGGTAAACTGTCCTGCCATTTCCGTGTTGATGATCTTCGCATCGATCTTTGTAATGCAAAAATCTGAACCTATAGAGGGGAAGCGCTCTACGAGTTTACACATCATTCTGTAAGTCCAGAAGTTAGGGTTTTTTGGCCCCATGATGATGGTGTTAAAAATGAAGTCAGTAAAGTAAAAAGCTCCGGCTGTTAACACTAAAACGACTGCTAATGCGCGTAGTAGGTGTTTGCGGAGGACATCGATATGGTCAAAGAATGACATTTCTGCCTCTAAAGTTTTTCCTTTTTCTTTTATAGCACCAATAAGGTCCCTTTTCTTAGTATCACTCATGTACGTTATTTGTAAAACAAAAATACCATTCTATTTTGTTTAGAATGGTATTTACGTTTTAAATCTACTAAATAGTTTTTGTTAGCGGGAATTTGCTTTGTAACAAGTATAAATCCCGCCATTACTATGACTTATTTATTCCGAAAACTCGAAAGTTTCCATGAACTTAGTGGTAAAATTACCAGCTCTGAAGTTCGGGTCTTTCATCAGTTTTAAGTGGAATGGGATCGTCGTTTTAATACCTTCGATTACAAATTCACTTAAGGCACGCTCCATGGTACTGATCGCTTCTTCGCGGGTTTGAGCCACACAAATCAGTTTAGCAATCATTGAGTCGTAGTTAGAAGGAATCTGGTAACCAGCATATACGTGCGTATCTACCCTCACCCCATGACCACCTGGAGAGTGGAAGTTGGTGATTTTTCCAGGACAAGGTCTGAAGTTATTGAATGGATCTTCAGCATTGATCCTGCACTCGATTGCGTGCATATTTGGTAAATAATTTTTTCCTGAGATCGGTACACCAGAAGCTACTTTAATCTGTTCTTTGATTAGATCATAGTTGATTACTTCTTCTGTTACCGGGTGTTCTACCTGGATACGGGTATTCATCTCCATGAAGTAGAAATTACGGTGTTTGTCTACCAGGAATTCAATGGTCCCTGCACCTTCATATTGTACCGCAATGGCACCTTTGATGGCTGCTTCACCCATTTTCTCACGAAGTTCTGGTGTCATGAATGGTGATGGTGCTTCTTCAACCAGCTTTTGATGGCGACGTTGAATTGAACAATCACGTTCCGACAAGTGACAAGCCTTACCATATTGATCTCCGATGATCTGGATTTCAATGTGACGAGGATCTTCGATATATTTCTCTAAGTAAAGACCATCATTTCCAAAGGCTGCACCTGACTCTTGTCTGGCGCTATCCCATGCATTTTCAAAATCTTCATCTTTCCAAACTACACGCATTCCACGGCCACCACCACCGGCAGTTGCTTTAAGAATAACGGGGTAGCCCATTTCATTGGCCATCGAAATTCCATCCTTGAAATTTTCAAGCAATCCCTTCGATCCTGGAATAGTAGGGACACCAGCTTTTTTCATCGTTTCTTTTGCCGAAGCTTTATCACCCATTGAGTTGATCTGCTCCGGTGTAGCACCGATAAATTTAATTCCATAATCACGGCAAACTGAAGAAAACTTAGCGTTCTCAGAAAGGAAACCGTAACCTGGGTGAATGGCATCTGCATTTGTTAATTCTGCAGCTGAAATAATATTCGGGATGCTCAGGTAAGAATCCTTACTTGGCGGCGGCCCTATACAAACAGCTTCATCGGCAAAACGTACATGTAAACTTTCTCTGTCTGCAGTAGAGTAAACAGCTACGGTTTTGATGCCCATCTCTTTACAGGTGCGGATGATACGCAAAGCGATCTCGCCCCTGTTGGCAATTAGTATCTTTTTAAACATATATTTTTTCTTTTCCCCCCGAATTAGTTCAGGGCATATTAAGCAATGAGCTGTTGATCTTTCAATTCAGAAAATTGAATTTTCAACAGAACGAATTACATAGGTTCAACTAAAAATAACGGTTGGTCATATTCTACTGGAGAAGCATTCTCTACTAAAACTTTCACGATTCTACCAGAAACTTCACTTTCGATTTCATTGAACAATTTCATCGCTTCGATAATACAGATCACTTTACCTACTGGGAATTCATCACCTACATTTACGAAAGATGGTTTATCCGGGCTAGATGAGCGGTAGAAAGTTCCGATCATTGGTGATTTAATAGTGATGTATTTTGAATCATCTTCTACAGCAACAGGTGCTTTTGTTTCTGTTGGGGTAGTTGGTTGAGGTGCTGCCGCTGCCGGAGCTACTGCTGGAGCAATCTGTGCTGGTACCGTTGCCTGAACGTAGGTAGGAGCCTGATTGGTTTTAATTGTTATTTTGAAATCTTCCTGCTCAATAGCGACTTCATTTACGCCCGAACGAGAAACAAATTTAATAAGTTCCTGAATTTGTTTGATATCCATTTTTTGGTGTTTTTTAGAGAAAACAGTATGTCTTAACAATTATCTAAGTTAAGATTAATTATTTTATAAAATTAATAAGCCCACTTTAAGTACACAGAACCCCAGGTGAAACCACCTCCAAATGCTGCAAGGATGATGTTATCGCCTTTTTTCAATTGGCTTTCCCATTCCCATAGACATAGTGGAATTGTTCCATTAGTGGTATTTCCGTAACGTTGAATGTTGATCATTACCTTTTCTGTGCCCAGGCCCATTCTTGATGCTGTAGCATCGATGATCCTTTTATTGGCTTGATGTGGAACCAACCAGGTCACATCATCAGAAGTCAGGTTATTGCGTTCCATGATTTCGGCCGCAACATCTGCCATATTAGTAACCGCAAATTTGAATACTGCCTGACCTTCCTGATGCACAACGTGCTCATTATTGTCGACCGTCTCATGGCTTGCCGGTCTGGCAGAACCGCCAGCTTTTTGGTGTAAGAATTGACGACCAGCACCATCACTTTTCAGGATGGAGTCCTGGATGCCCATTCCTTCCTCATTTGGCTCTAAAAGAACTGCACCGCAGCCATCACCAAAGATGATGCAGGTGGTACGGTCCTGGTAATTGATGATAGAAGACATTTTGTCGCCGCCAACCACCAATACTTTTTTATGTTTACCGGATTCGATGAACTGAGCCCCAGTAGACAAACCGAAGATGAATCCTGAACAAGCTGCCTGCAGGTCATAGCCCCAGGCATTCTTTGCGCCGATTTTATCAGCAAGGATGTTCGCCGAAGCAGGGAAAGGCATATCAGGAGTGGTGGTACAAAAGATGATCAATTCGATCTCTTCTGCAGTAATCCCACGTTTCTTAAGTAAACCATTCACCGCATGAACTGCCATGTCTGAAGTACCTAATCCTTCACCTTTCAATATTCTCCGCTCTTTGATACCAGTCCTGGATAAAATCCATTCATCCGTAGTTTCTACAATGGATTCTAGCTCTTTATTAGTTAGTACGTAATCTGGTACGTAACCATTAACAGCCGTAATCGCAGCGTGAATTTTATTCATTTTCAATGTTCTTATTTAAATGCAGCTTGAATTTTACCTACCAAGCCAGTAGTAATCATGTCTCTTGACTGAAGAATCATGTTCTTAACAGCTGTCGGACTTGAAATGCCATGACCTATGACCACAGGGGCATTGACACCTAGAACCGGGCTTCCGCCATAGTTTTCGTAGTTAAAGCGGTCAAAGAAATCATCCTTTAAACCTCTTTTTAGTGTCAATACATAAAATGACTCTGCCAGTTTCAGCATCACATTTCCTGTAAATCCATCGCATACAATTACGTCAGCCTTATCGTTGAATAAGTCCCTTCCTTCTACATTACCCACAAAGTTGAAAAGATTGGTATCTCTCATTAAAGGGAAAGTCGCCAAACTAAGCATATTGCCTTTTTCGTCTTCTTCACCAATATTCAATAACGCAACCTTAGGCTGTTCAGTACCAAACATGCACTCGGCATACAAACTACCTAAAGCACCAAATTGAAGCAAGGTGTCAGGCTTACAGTCGGCATTTGCACCAACATCAAGCATTAAACCTAGGCCTCCACTTAGTTTTGGAAGAATTGTAAGGATACATGGCCTGATGATTCCCGGAATAGTTTTTACACTAAACACGGCACCAACAAGCATTGCACCAGAGTTACCGGCGCTGGCAAAGGCATCGATTTTACCTTCTTTAAGTAAGGAAAAGCCGACAGCAATGCTGGAATTAGGCTTTTGAACAATAGCCTTAGTGGGATGTTCGCCCATACCAATCACTTCTTCGGTATGAACATATTCAAAGTGATCCGGATTGAATCCGTTTTCAGTGAGAAGGGGCTTAATCTGCTGTGTATCTCCGATCAACACTATGTGCTCCCCGGGAGATAACAATTGATGGGCAGCTATTGCTCCTAAAACGTTCGCTTTAGGAGCATAGTCTCCGCCCATTATATCGAGACCTATTTTCATAGTAAAAAATCAGTTTGTGTTTAGAAGGCAAAATTGCCCTAGTTTTCCGTCGCTAAAGGTAAACTTTCAGCGACTTAAAACACAAACTATTTTTCAAGAAAATTAACCTATTGAAGTGTTTTCAATAACCAATTTACCGTTGTAGTATAGGTTACCATCAACGTTGTATGCATGGTGAGGTACGTGAATTGCACCAGTGGTTTGACAAGTAGCCAAAGAAGGAGCTACCGCTTTATAGTGAGTTCTTCTTTTATCTCTTCTACTCTTAGAAATCTTGCGTTTTGGATGTGCCATTGCTGATTTGTTTAATTATTATTTTAATTTTTTTAATGCTGCCCAACGCGGGTCATCATCGTTATTTTCTTCTTGTTGTTGTTCTTGTCTATCAATTGAAAAACTTTCCAGTCTCGCAATCATTTCCTCGTCGCATTTCTGGCCATTGCCATCCTGCTCACAGGCTTTAATATAAGGTACTGATACATTGATGAGTTCGTATATCGGAAGCGCAACATCTACTTCGCTTTCTTTTGTACTCAGGACAATGATTTCTAAATCATCACTTTCCAGTTCATCTTCAGCAAATTTTACAATCTGCCTTTCTTGTATGCTTATTGGTGCATTAAATTCCGACAAACATTTGTCACAATCCAATACGATTGTTCCTTTGATGTCGAAATGCAAAAGTAGCATTGTTTCCTGTTTATCCAGTTCAATGCCAACTTTTAAGTTTCCTTTTTTTACTAAAGAGTATTCAAAGGCCTCAAAAAAGCTGTTATCAACCTCAAAATCAAACTGATGTTTGCCGATTTTAAGGCCCGTAAATGGGATTGAAAATTGTTTTAATGGTTTCAATTGTAACAAAATTTTAGCCCGCAAATGTAGGAATTATTTTATAGAATTAAAATGTTTTTTCATTCTAATTTGCGTCGTCTTTTATATCCGCTGCAGTTTCTATAATTTTCCCCCCACTTCTCAGCTGGTTTTTCAATAATTCTTCCTGTTCTCTTCTGTTTCTCAGGATGTGAGTTGCTGCAAATAAGGCTTCTATAAATGAAGTCGGATCTGCCAGGTTCTTTCCTGCAATGTCGTATCCTGTGCCATGATCCGGTGAGGTACGCACGATTTTCAGGCCTGCAGAGTAGTTTACGCCAGTGCCAAAAGCGATGGTTTTAAAAGGGATCAAACCCTGGTCATGATACATCGCCAATACGGCATCAAATTGCTTGTAACTGCCCTTGCCAAAAAAGCCATCCGCAGGGTAAGGACCAAAACAAATGACGCCTTTATCGAAAGCTTGCTGAATTGCCGGCATGATGATATCCGTCTCTTCGCTGCCCAATAAGCCATTATCGCCCGCATGTGGATTTAATCCCAATACCGCAATTTTCGGTTTTTCAATCCAGAAATCTTTCTTTAAAGTCTCATTCATCAGGATCAGTTTCTTCACAATCTTTTCAATTGTGATACTTTTTGAAACTTCTGTAATGGGAATGTGCCCGGTTACCACACCTACCTTAATGTCTTCACTCACCAAAAGCATCAATACGTCGCTGCTTCCACTGCGTTCCATCAGATATTCGGTATGTCCTGGGAATTTAAAGGTATCTGATTGTATATTATGTTTGTTGATCGGGGCCGTTACCAAGGCATCAATTTCCCCTTTGATCAGATCTTCTGTCGCTTTCTCTAAAGAAAGTAAGGCATATTTACCACCAGTTTCATTGGCTACACCCAGGTCGATTTTCACATCTTCCTCCCAGCAATTGATCATATTCGCCTTCTTAGGATTGGCCAATGCAGCCTCTGTAATCACATTGAAGTTGAAATCACTCAGCCCTAAAGCCTTGCGATGGTAGGAAGCAACCTTGGTATGTCCATAAACGATAGGGGTACAGTAATCCAGGATTGCGCTCTCGGCTAAAGTCTTGAGGATGACCTCCAAACCTATGCCGTTCACATCTCCTATGCTGATTCCGATTTTAATCTTATTGCTCATACTTCAAAAAAATTTAGCGCAAATTACAGAATTCATTTTAAAATGGTTGGTTTTTCTGGCGCTTGTATTTCCACTTTTGTAGAAATGGAAGCCGATCTCTAAAACGATCGGAAAATGATATCCTTATTTTTAAGGCTGTAGAGGGTGTTTTAGTGGATTGTTGCTCTGATACTCGCAAAACTTTGCTTATTTTGCAGCTTTTAGAAGGAGAATATATGAGTTTGGTAAGGGCAAAAAAACATTTAGGACAACATTTTTTAACGGACAAAAAGATTGCCGCGAAAATCGTAAACGGTCTGGTACATACCGATCAGTACAAACAAGTACTGGAAGTAGGACCAGGAATGGGGATCCTTTCGGACCTGCTGCTGGAAAGAGCAGATCTGGAAACTTTCATGATCGATATCGATGTGGAGTCTTACCATTTCCTGAAAGAGAAATATCCGCAATTAGGAGATCGCTTAATCAATGGCGACTTTTTAGCCTTGGACCTTTCCTCGATCTTCAAAGAAAAATATGCGATCATCGGTAACTTCCCATATAACATCTCTTCTCAGATTCTTTTCAAAATATTGGAAAACAGAAGCCAGGTAGTGGAAATGGTAGGAATGTTCCAGAAGGAAGTGGCAGAACGCTGTGCTTCTAAAGAAGGCACTAAAGACTATGGAATTTTAAGCGTCCTGATTCAGGCGTATTATGATATAGAATATCTATTTACCGTGAAACCGGGAACATTTAACCCACCACCGAAAGTAAATTCAGGGGTGATCAGGTTGAGTCGTAATGACGTGGAAACGCTTCCATGTGATGAAAAACTGTTTTGGCGTACCGTGAAAGCAGGTTTCAACCAGCGTAGGAAAACCTTGAGAAATGCGCTTTCAGGTGTAGTGCCAAAAGAGAAAATGGACGACCATATTTTCTTTGATAAGCGCGCCGAGCAATTGAGTGTTGCCCAGTTTATTGAGCTGACACAGCATTTAACACAGCTTTCACAGTAAATAATAATTGATCAACAACAATATGAGTAAAGGAAGAATTTTAATTGTGGATGAGTTACATCCTGTCTTTAAGGAACGTGCCATCGCTTTGGGTTATGAGGTAGATGACCTGCCATTGTATACCCGTGAGCAAACACTAGCCGCAATTTCCAACTATCAGGGGATCGCTGTGAGAACAAAATTCAGAATTGATCAGGAGCTGATGGCCGCTGCACCCTCATTGAAATTCATTGCCAGAGCAGGTGCCGGTTTAGACAATATTGATGTGGATTACGCAAGGAGTCGGAACATCGAGTTGTTAAATGCTCCGGAAGGCAATATGGATGCCGTAGGAGAACATGCCACAGGGATGCTGCTGTCGTTGATGAACAATTTCCGTAACGCGGATCAGGAGGTTCGCAATGGCATCTGGGACAGAGAAGGAAACCGCGGTTATGAACTAAAAGGTAAAACAGTAGGGATCATTGGCTACGGTTTTATGGGCAAAAGCTTTGCAAAAAAGCTGGCCGGATTTGAAGTCAACGTGATTGCCTATGATAAGTATAAAACTGGTTTCAGTGATGCTTACGCAAAAGAAGTGAGCATGGAGGAGATCGTAAAACATAGCGATGTGTTGAGTTTACACATTCCGCTGACCTCAGAAACGCGTCAGATGGTGGACGAGGAGTACTTCTTCCATTTCCGTAAGCCTATTTTCTTTATCAATACCGCCAGAGGTGAAATTGTCAATACCCAGGCCGTATTACAGGCCATTCAGACGGGTAAAATCTTAGCTGCTGGTTTAGATGTACTGGAAGTGGAGAAATTTCCGTCATTACAGCAAACACCTTGGTTTAATGACCTAAAATCCTCCGGGAAATTGATCCTGACGCCACATGTTGGGGGCTGGACCTTTGAATCTTACCGCAAAATATCGGAAGTTTTAGCAGATAAGCTGATTGCTGTCATTTAAACATACATTTTTGATAAACTGCCCAAAATCAAATTAAATAATTTGTTTTTGTGGTTATACCCCATTATCTTCGTTTTTATTGAAGCAAGACTATGTAGGCTTAACAGCCCATATAGTCTTGTTTGTTTTTATAGTACTACATAAAATAAATTGAGCTATGACAGAGGTTACCTATTATACCCAAGATGGTTTAGACAAACTAAAGGCAGAATTACACCAGATGAAAACCACCGGAAGGCAACAAATCTCTAAGGCAATTGCCGAAGCTAGAGATAAAGGGGATCTTTCCGAGAACGCGGAGTATGATGCAGCGAAGGAAGCACAGGGTTTACATGAAGCTAAAATAGCAAAATTGGCAACTACGCTTTCTACCGCCAGATTAATTGATGAATCAAAGCTGGATACTTCTAAAGTATTGGCCTTATCTATAGTAAAGATCAAAAATGTAAAGAATGGTTCTACCATGTCTTACCAATTGGTCGCAGAAAGTGAAGCAGATCTTAAAACTGGAAAAATTTCCGTTAAGTCGCCGATTGCCAAAGGTTTATTGGGTAAATCGGTAGGTGATAAGATTGAAATTCAGGTTCCTGCGGGAATGATCGAATTTGAAATATTAGAGATAACCCGATAACCCTTTTAAATTACCCATTCGATGGCAAGTATATTTTCAAAAATAGTAGATGGTGAAATCCCTGCACATATCGTAGCGGAAACTACCGAATTCCTGGCATTCTTAGATGTTAACCCCCTCACCATGGGCCATGTCCTGGTGATTCCTAAAAAGGAAATTGACTATATCTTTGATATGGAGGAAGAAAGCTATGTTGGACTCACCATGTTTGCCAAGATTGTGGCAACAGGGCTAAAGGAAGCGTTCCCTTGCAAAAAAGTAGGCGTTGCCGTTATCGGCCTGGAAGTACCGCATGTACACATCCATTTGATCCCTATGAATGCAGTGAACGATATGAACTTTAGTAAGGAAAAATTGAAACCTTCGCAGGAAGAACTGGCAGAAGCCGCATTAAAAATCAAAGCAGCGTTGAATGAAACGACCGCTTAATAGATAAAAAATGAATGGGTGTTGACCCGAAATGAAAAGGGGCGTCTTTATAGGCGTCCCTTTTTTTGTTGAACCGGAGTTAACTAATGGTTAATCGGATTTGTGCCCGGATATATAGCTTTTGATGTGCTGTTGTACTGTTGTTCTGGTGCTGTTTTTCTTTTGCTGGAGCAATGCCGGAGTAAAAGAAAAGCAAAATAAGAGCAAAACAATAGCAAAATAGATAGCGTCTGCTGTCCCGGTTAAAATCGGTAACGCTGCACCAGAATCAGGAAGAAATTTTTACGAAGCAGTCGTCAGTTTTTCCTGCATTGGGAACTGAGCTGGATTCTTTTTTACAAAAAAGAAGAAATAAATATTGCTATTTTCTTTGCTTTGTATCTTTTTATGACAGGCTAAAAGATGCTGAAATGAAGGGTGCCCAAAATTCTTGGGCACCCGATTTCTATAGGGGGGTAAATGTAGGGGCAGGTTGTTGCTGAAAGCTGTAATTGATGCCTTCTGGGTTGCTGATCAGGTCGGCTAGTAGCTCATCAATCTGGGCATGATTCACATTGGGCATACAGATGAGGTGCGAAAGACCGTTTTCTGAGGCCAACTGCCACTTCTGACAAATCCATTTGGATGGCGCAGGAAAAACTACGGTAATCGCATTTGGATTGCTCCAGGCCTCGATTCCAAGATCTTTCAGTTTGGCTTCGGCATAAGCAGCAATGCTTAGGCTGTGAATCGCTCTTTCTTTCAGGCCTTTTAAGCCTAGTTTTTTTAACGTATACCAGAGGAATAATGGCGTATGTCCATTCCTGGAACCGGTAATCGTGGTATCTACGCTTCCGATGTAATCAATGGAACGCGCAATCCTGTCGCGGTTGGTCTTTTTGACAATCACTAAACCGCATGGCATTGGAGAACCCAAAAACTTATGTCCGCTGATGGCAATACTATCCGCACCATCTGCAAAATCAAAAGCTGGACGAGGCTCAATAAATGCACTGTAGCTTCCTGATAAAGCACCATCTGCATGGATGTAATGATTTTTTATCGCCAGATTTCTCAGAATGCCCTTAATCTTTTTTACATCATCCCTCGCTTCGGTCATTGTGGTACCAATATTGGCAAAAATCACCACCGGCAGGTGCCTGTTCATCAATAGGCTATTGTGTAAATCCTCATAATCCATTTCGCCATTCTCCTGAGAACGAATCGCAATATTTGGCATGTTGAGCAATAACAGGTTCTTTTGCACACTATAGTGTGTCGCATCAGAATAGTAAACCATGGCTTTAGGATACAATTCTCTGGCCAGATAAAGGCCGTATAAATTGCCTTCTGAGCCGCCATTGGTTACATATCCCCACCAATTGTCGGTAGGGGCACGAAATAAATTCGCAAAAAATTCGATCACTTCCCTTTCCATTTCCCTGGTATCTACTGCATAGGTAGATTCCGTAAAAGGGTCTCCAAGGTTATTGATCGGATATTGAAGGAAAGGAAGCAGGTCGGTATAGTCAAAATCTTTAGAAACCGGGTAGCCCAGAAACAAACGAGTCCGGTCTTTCACTTTTTCATAAAGTTCTGATAATCTTTTGTTATCCTGGGTTGAAAGGTTAAAGTCCATAGTTCTAATAGGTGGTTCAGACTACAAATCTAGAGATCTCCATTCGATTGGTCTTTAAAATGATTAATATTAGAAAATAAACACTTAATTTTACCTTTATGTAGTTTTATTCGTCTTAATGGCGCTAAATTACTGTAGAAATCAGAAAAACTAAACTAGATGGAACAGTTTGATAAAATGGATCAGCGCATATTAAATGCGTTACAGCAGAATGCAAGGCTAAATACAAAAGAGATTGCGCATAAAGTTGGGCTTACTGTAACGCCAACTTACGAGCGTTTGAAAAAGATTGAAAAGTCTGGGGTGATCAAGAATTATGTGACCTTATTGGATCGGGAAAAGATTGGAAAAACGCTGGCTGCCTTTTGTAACGTGACCTTGCAGGTACATTCGCTGCCTTTGCTGAAAAAGTTCGAAGCTGCTATGACTAAGCTGGAAGAAGTGATGGAATGCTATCACGTTGCCGGTACTTACGATTACCTTTTGAAAGTAGTCGTAAAAGATATGAGCAAATACCAGGACTTTTTAACGAATAAACTTGCTGCAATTGAAAATATTGCCAACGTAAACAGTTTGTTTGTGATGACAGAAATCAAGCACAATACTGCGTATACAATTGATCAATAAAGAACTATTTCAATTTTTCGTTGTTCTGATGGCGGTCGGTATCTCTGATGGTTTTTTTAACCAGGTTTTTCTCTAAGGCGCTGGTGAGGTCGATGCCGGTTTGGTTGGCCAAACAGATCAGGACGAACAATACGTCGGCCATCTCATCGCCAAGGTCTACTGCTTCATCGCTTTTTTTGAAGGACTGCTCACCATATTTTCTGGACATGATTCTAGCCACTTCACCCACTTCTTCCATGAGGATTGCGGTATTGGTGAGCTCATTGAAATAACGGATCCCTGTTTTATTGATCCACTGGTCTACGGTTTCCTGGGCTTCTGCTATCGTCATGTTATTGTTTATTTTTGGTATCTATTACAATGGTGACAGGACCATCATTAATTAAACTGATCTTCATATCTGCGCCAAAAATTCCTGTTTTGATCTCTTTTTGGAGGAGCGCAGATAATTTGGCAATCATTTCTTCGTATAGAGGAATGGCTTTTTCGGGTCTGGCTGCTCTGGTAAAACCGGGTCTATTGCCTTTTTTTGTGGAAGCAAAGAGGGTAAATTGACTAATCAGGAGAATATTTCCACCGACATCAGCAAGGGATTTGTTCATCTGGTCATTTTCATCGCCAAAGATCCTCATATTGACCATCTTCTGGCTAAGCCAGTCGAGGTCTTCATCGGTATCAGCGTCTTCAATGCCTAATAATACCAGAATACCAGTATCAATGCTGCCGGTTGTTGTTCCTTCTACTACACAGCTGGCTTCTGTAACTCTTTGAATAATTGCTCTCATCGTTATTAAAAACCGGTATTAAGCGCGGGTTTCGTTGCCATGGTAAATACTCAGGTAACTTTCGTACCTGCTAATTTCAATTTCACCATCTTCTACCGCTTTGATGACGGCACAGCCCGGCTCATTGACATGGCGACAGTTATTGAACTTACATTTGTTCATCAATGCACGCATTTCTCTGAAATAATGGCCCAATTCTTCAGGTCTGATATCAAAAATCCCCAATTCACGGATCCCTGGGGTATCAATCAGGTAGCCACCGAAAGGTAACACATGCATTTCTGCAAAAGTGGTAGTATGCTGTCCTTTATCACTTGCTTCAGAGATTTCTCCGGTTTTGATGTGTCTATCTGGAAGCAATGCATTGATCAGACTTGATTTTCCTACTCCGGAATGTCCCGAAAACAGGGTAGTTTTGTCTTTTAACAGGCTTTCTATCTGTGGGATATTGGTGCCTTCCAATGCGGATACCGTATAACAAGGGTAGCCGATGTTTTCATAAATATGCTTGTATTCTTCTAAAACCGCCAGTCCATCTTCATTAAACAAATCCAGTTTATTGAAAATCAATACTGCAGGAATGCGATACGCCTCGGCAGTAGCCAGAAACCGGTCAATAAATCCCAAAGAAGTTCTTGGGGAAACGAGGGTAACCACCAAAAATGCCTGGTCCATATTGGCCGCAATAATCTGTGCCTGCTTGGAAAGGTTGATGGATTTACGGATAATGTAATTGTTCCGCTCATGTAATTTATGTATTACCCCATTTTCTGAATTTGGCTCCAGCTCAAAGTCTACCTGATCGCCAACGGCAATCGGATTGGTGGTTTGAATGCCCTTGATCCTGAACTTCCCTTTAATACGGCAGTCGTATCTGTTGCCGTCTTCCGCTTGTACCTGATACCAGCTTCCTGTTGATTTTATGACTAATCCTTGCATATTATGGCGTAAAGGTAATAAAATGTTTGTCGGGAATCAGCGTCTGCAATCGCGTAGCTTGCGCTTTCCGTAAAACCGGGTTAAATTTTAAGCTGCTAAGGGTGCTAGAATCATTTTTCTGCTTTTTACCCTTGAATAAGAGTACTTTATCGCGGAAGGATTTATAAACCTACTCTATACCTTTTAATCGCAATATTTTAAAATTCAGGCAAAATATTTAGGTAATCATTTGTTAATTAGAAAAATATAACTTTACTTTACGCCACAGCACACTAAGTGTATAATGTACAATGTTTAATAATTCAAC
It contains:
- the rsgA gene encoding ribosome small subunit-dependent GTPase A; its protein translation is MQGLVIKSTGSWYQVQAEDGNRYDCRIKGKFRIKGIQTTNPIAVGDQVDFELEPNSENGVIHKLHERNNYIIRKSINLSKQAQIIAANMDQAFLVVTLVSPRTSLGFIDRFLATAEAYRIPAVLIFNKLDLFNEDGLAVLEEYKHIYENIGYPCYTVSALEGTNIPQIESLLKDKTTLFSGHSGVGKSSLINALLPDRHIKTGEISEASDKGQHTTTFAEMHVLPFGGYLIDTPGIRELGIFDIRPEELGHYFREMRALMNKCKFNNCRHVNEPGCAVIKAVEDGEIEISRYESYLSIYHGNETRA